The Pedobacter roseus genome contains a region encoding:
- a CDS encoding helix-turn-helix domain-containing protein, which produces MIKKEGSVIQNNFGFNLKKIRNSKGLSLRAMARNCDIDDSNISKIENGKFDVQLSTIFELAKGLDIHPKDLLDF; this is translated from the coding sequence ATGATTAAGAAGGAAGGCTCAGTTATTCAGAATAATTTCGGTTTTAATTTAAAGAAAATTAGAAACAGTAAGGGCTTGAGCTTGCGTGCAATGGCAAGAAACTGCGACATTGACGACAGCAACATTTCTAAAATCGAGAATGGTAAATTTGATGTTCAGTTATCTACCATTTTTGAACTGGCAAAGGGACTTGATATCCATCCAAAAGATTTACTGGATTTTTAA
- a CDS encoding GDSL-type esterase/lipase family protein: MKKSLLSIGIFLVNITLLFAQHKERKLNIVFIGNSITQGVQLTNVTDAPPAHAVDYLSKQKGVGDVKFSNQGHSGYTTLDFLPGEERTFAKVEEAANAFTDKEALLIFSIKLGTNDSAIQGPHGAPVSPEHYIGNVKTIVDKLLIDFPNAIIVLQHPIWYSPNTYNRSKYMEEGLLRLQSYIPEIDSLVLSYRVTNPKHVFVGDKKAFTYFKKHHLTELIPEKGQAGTFYLHPNKLGAASLGTFWGKAIERVVKRNF, encoded by the coding sequence ATGAAAAAAAGCCTGTTATCGATCGGTATATTTTTAGTTAATATCACCCTGCTGTTTGCGCAGCACAAAGAACGCAAGCTTAATATTGTTTTTATTGGCAACAGCATTACCCAGGGCGTTCAGTTAACTAATGTTACAGATGCTCCGCCTGCTCATGCAGTGGATTATCTGTCAAAACAAAAAGGAGTAGGCGATGTCAAATTTAGTAATCAGGGACATAGCGGTTATACTACCCTTGATTTTTTACCCGGTGAAGAACGTACCTTTGCTAAGGTTGAAGAGGCGGCAAATGCATTTACCGATAAAGAGGCGCTGCTCATTTTTTCCATTAAACTCGGTACCAACGATAGTGCCATTCAAGGGCCGCATGGCGCGCCGGTATCGCCTGAACATTATATCGGAAATGTAAAAACGATTGTAGATAAGCTCCTGATCGATTTTCCAAACGCAATTATTGTATTACAGCATCCTATCTGGTATAGTCCCAATACTTACAACCGGTCGAAATATATGGAAGAAGGCTTATTGAGGTTACAATCTTATATTCCAGAAATCGATAGTCTTGTATTAAGTTATCGTGTAACCAATCCTAAGCATGTTTTTGTTGGAGATAAAAAGGCATTTACTTATTTTAAAAAGCACCACCTCACCGAGTTGATTCCGGAAAAAGGTCAGGCAGGTACTTTTTACCTTCATCCCAATAAATTGGGTGCAGCCTCATTGGGCACATTTTGGGGAAAAGCTATTGAGCGTGTAGTAAAGAGGAATTTTTAA
- a CDS encoding ATP-binding protein, with product MSVKVNITSKGIQKVLKNYNEKQAIAEYIWNGFDANADTIEIDYVANALGLLESLTIADNGYGINFERLQQKFDPFYESEKSLQIVAPKHTSKMHGRNGVGRLTFFTFAHNATWQTTYQSEQGFCYGEIQISTGGLNSYSHDFTAKPTVTGKIGTTVSFTNLRIGEQEMNELVLPYLINEFCWFIELNKHKNYSIIVNGETFDFSSNVKTLEEFNLFYPDTSVTFKIKYVHWKENLHKELSKYYFLAGGEEIYKDYTTLNKKSDDYFHSIYIDSDFFRDFDFKSFENEGQVAIFGAAKSSPEYRFLIKELTAYLKEKRKPFLKEYANRLIEAYEQDEIFPVYADENEKQLNKPELVSLIKALCELEPKLFNSLNTDQKKTLVRLIGLLMLSDQRDELYEMFSGMMELEADEQNELLYLIKRLHPIKV from the coding sequence ATGTCGGTAAAGGTTAACATCACTTCAAAAGGAATACAAAAAGTACTAAAAAACTATAATGAGAAACAGGCTATCGCCGAGTACATCTGGAATGGTTTTGATGCCAATGCCGATACCATCGAGATAGATTATGTTGCCAATGCACTTGGCCTTTTAGAAAGTTTAACCATTGCTGATAATGGCTACGGGATTAATTTTGAACGTTTACAGCAAAAATTTGATCCCTTTTACGAATCTGAAAAATCATTACAGATTGTAGCGCCAAAACACACTTCAAAAATGCACGGACGTAACGGGGTAGGGCGGCTTACCTTTTTTACCTTTGCTCACAATGCTACCTGGCAAACCACTTACCAATCCGAACAAGGTTTCTGTTATGGCGAAATACAGATCAGTACCGGCGGTTTAAATAGTTATAGTCACGATTTTACCGCTAAGCCAACCGTTACGGGTAAAATCGGCACCACGGTTTCTTTTACCAACCTTCGCATTGGAGAGCAGGAAATGAATGAATTGGTTTTGCCATACCTGATCAATGAGTTTTGCTGGTTTATCGAACTGAACAAGCATAAAAACTATTCGATCATTGTTAATGGCGAAACTTTTGATTTTAGCAGCAATGTAAAAACTTTGGAAGAATTTAATCTTTTTTATCCAGATACCTCGGTTACTTTTAAAATTAAGTATGTGCACTGGAAAGAGAATCTTCATAAAGAACTATCTAAATATTATTTTCTGGCAGGAGGGGAAGAGATTTATAAAGATTATACCACACTGAACAAAAAGAGTGATGATTATTTCCATAGCATTTATATTGATAGTGATTTTTTCAGGGATTTTGATTTTAAGAGTTTCGAAAATGAAGGACAGGTGGCCATATTCGGCGCAGCTAAATCTTCTCCTGAATACCGCTTTTTAATCAAAGAACTGACTGCTTACCTTAAAGAAAAACGCAAACCATTTTTAAAGGAATATGCCAATCGCCTGATCGAAGCTTACGAGCAGGATGAAATATTTCCGGTTTATGCCGATGAAAATGAAAAGCAGTTAAACAAGCCTGAACTGGTTAGCCTGATTAAAGCTTTGTGCGAATTAGAGCCAAAATTATTCAATAGCTTAAATACCGATCAGAAAAAAACTTTGGTTCGCCTGATCGGCCTTTTAATGCTTTCCGATCAGCGGGATGAGCTTTATGAAATGTTCAGTGGAATGATGGAGCTCGAAGCCGATGAGCAGAATGAGCTTCTATACCTTATCAAAAGACTGCATCCTATAAAAGTTTAG
- a CDS encoding Na+/H+ antiporter: protein MHQLIIQYAFLLAVILFVVMLAQKIHVAYPILLVIAGLALSFVPILQDIQIEPELIFVIFLPPLLYEAAWNTSWKDFWKWRRVISSFAFPIVIFTSTIVALISSSLIPGFTLALGFLLGGIISPPDAVSASAILKNVKVPKRLTTILEGESLLNDASSLVVFRFALAAVMTGSFVFTEAAGNFVMVIVMGILIGIGVALVFYALHRWLPTTTNIDIILTFLTPYVMYMTAEEFHFSGVLAVVSGGLFLSSQRDRILTHRSRLQGINVWEAVAFVLNGFVFLLIGLEFPVIIHGLGSEGLLPAIRYSAIICMVLILGRLASTYGALFFTRFISRYITTADPNPDWKAPLLFGWAGMRGVVSLAAALSIPVALKSGEAFPQRNLILFITFSVILVTLVLQGLTLPWLIKWVDMPDPDYTVSFEQQKQMVRKKLSMLSLKILDEKYHDALEHNDMIRSIKIRIEAEMELLRDWEKEENPKRAEDFYHDYRLALEDIMNEQRTLLKGLNKKEQINDQLIKEQLELLDLEEEKLRRHFSQKDE from the coding sequence ATGCACCAACTGATTATACAATATGCTTTTTTACTTGCGGTAATTCTTTTTGTTGTAATGCTGGCGCAAAAAATACATGTGGCTTATCCCATTTTATTGGTTATTGCTGGCCTGGCTTTAAGTTTTGTACCTATTCTTCAGGATATCCAGATTGAGCCTGAACTGATATTCGTGATTTTTTTACCACCTTTATTATATGAAGCAGCCTGGAATACCTCATGGAAAGATTTTTGGAAGTGGCGGCGGGTCATCAGCAGTTTTGCTTTTCCAATTGTTATTTTTACTTCTACCATTGTAGCCTTAATTTCGAGCAGTTTAATTCCGGGTTTTACTTTAGCCCTTGGATTTTTATTGGGAGGGATCATTTCTCCGCCAGATGCAGTATCTGCTTCAGCCATTCTTAAAAATGTGAAAGTACCTAAAAGGCTCACCACCATTTTGGAAGGCGAAAGCTTGCTTAACGATGCGTCCAGTTTGGTGGTTTTCCGCTTTGCGCTGGCTGCGGTAATGACCGGCAGTTTTGTGTTTACCGAGGCTGCCGGTAATTTCGTAATGGTTATTGTGATGGGGATTTTAATCGGTATTGGGGTAGCACTTGTTTTTTATGCCTTGCACCGCTGGTTGCCAACCACTACGAACATTGATATTATCCTTACTTTTTTAACGCCCTATGTGATGTACATGACAGCAGAGGAATTCCACTTTTCGGGAGTGTTGGCAGTAGTAAGCGGAGGTTTGTTCCTTTCTTCTCAAAGAGATCGTATTCTTACCCATCGGAGCCGTTTGCAGGGCATAAATGTTTGGGAAGCAGTTGCTTTTGTACTCAATGGTTTTGTTTTCTTGTTGATTGGTTTAGAATTTCCTGTAATTATACATGGTTTGGGTAGCGAAGGCCTTTTACCCGCCATCCGTTATAGTGCCATTATTTGTATGGTTTTAATTTTGGGCCGATTGGCCAGTACTTACGGTGCCTTGTTTTTTACCCGCTTTATTAGTCGCTACATTACTACTGCAGATCCAAACCCTGATTGGAAAGCACCACTACTTTTTGGCTGGGCAGGTATGCGGGGGGTAGTTTCTTTGGCAGCAGCACTTTCTATTCCCGTAGCTTTAAAATCAGGCGAAGCCTTTCCTCAGCGCAACCTGATCTTATTTATAACCTTTAGCGTAATATTGGTTACGCTGGTATTACAAGGTTTAACATTGCCCTGGCTTATTAAATGGGTTGATATGCCCGATCCTGATTACACTGTTTCTTTTGAGCAGCAAAAACAGATGGTGAGGAAGAAATTATCCATGCTATCGCTCAAAATCCTCGATGAAAAATATCACGATGCGCTTGAGCATAATGATATGATCAGGTCGATAAAAATCCGCATAGAGGCCGAAATGGAATTGCTTAGGGATTGGGAGAAGGAAGAAAATCCGAAGAGGGCCGAAGATTTTTACCACGATTACCGCTTAGCGCTCGAAGATATCATGAACGAACAGCGGACTTTGCTAAAAGGCTTGAACAAGAAGGAACAGATTAACGACCAGTTGATTAAAGAACAGTTAGAACTGCTTGATCTGGAGGAAGAAAAATTGCGCAGGCATTTTAGTCAAAAAGATGAGTAA
- a CDS encoding 7TM diverse intracellular signaling domain-containing protein, with amino-acid sequence MKTIFFLIVFIIENSLCIAQPVIQVEKQSFVNVGRSGYYWQDSLGKASFEEVEQFKAARFSKGTSAIFNGGTRGKVWWMKLRFKRNSQTEPYLFISYANIDSISLYYRDAEGKVRLISSGMFNLKKSDALLGTGYAFPLQQVKAPVGDIYIRMQAMNTLLVPAKLVTESVLNHALIKAYSIQLIYVGIALMILIFHIFMYFITRSKLFALYIARVILLYFIVMVCYLQGYGLLFGQAVASFILIHAHFFIALGYICTILFNNHFLKLKRQLPQLNKIFNVLLVGWSIILISSLWDARSFTNLLTQVLFLLTSLLFLFSSIQVIIIRGYAKKNPLIWCYVFGWIPVALASIYLVFCLMAIIPFQSYSFNLLTMAVIVEGILISLGLFGQRLRLLARHNAHFRKQRILMHEQMEGYRKQLNQKNQKPVEHLSLKELTELAKSHDPSFMKKFEETENQFITSLLQIAPQLLPAELELCAYIRLNFDTKEIARTCKLSVRAVESRKYRVRKKLGIDGEMNMQSWMSNLNKLS; translated from the coding sequence ATGAAGACCATTTTCTTTCTTATCGTTTTCATTATCGAAAACAGTCTATGCATTGCTCAACCGGTTATCCAGGTCGAGAAGCAATCCTTTGTTAATGTTGGCAGATCAGGGTATTATTGGCAAGATAGCCTTGGAAAAGCCTCATTTGAGGAAGTAGAACAGTTTAAGGCAGCACGTTTTTCAAAAGGGACTTCAGCAATCTTTAATGGAGGTACCAGGGGAAAGGTGTGGTGGATGAAACTTAGGTTTAAACGGAACAGCCAAACCGAACCCTATCTTTTTATCAGTTATGCCAATATCGATTCTATTAGTTTATATTATCGGGATGCTGAGGGAAAAGTCAGGCTGATCAGCTCTGGTATGTTTAACCTCAAAAAAAGCGATGCTTTATTGGGCACGGGTTATGCCTTTCCCCTACAGCAGGTTAAAGCACCCGTTGGCGATATCTATATCAGGATGCAGGCCATGAATACCCTATTGGTGCCTGCTAAACTGGTTACCGAATCGGTATTGAACCATGCGCTTATTAAGGCTTATAGCATCCAACTGATTTATGTGGGGATTGCGCTGATGATCCTTATTTTTCATATTTTCATGTACTTCATTACGCGGAGCAAACTTTTTGCCCTGTACATTGCCCGTGTTATCTTGCTCTACTTTATTGTAATGGTTTGTTACCTGCAGGGTTATGGTTTATTGTTCGGACAAGCAGTAGCCAGCTTTATCCTGATACATGCCCATTTTTTTATAGCGCTGGGTTACATCTGCACCATCCTGTTCAACAATCATTTCTTAAAACTTAAACGGCAGTTACCACAGCTTAATAAGATATTTAACGTACTGTTGGTTGGCTGGAGCATCATACTGATCAGTTCTTTATGGGATGCACGGAGCTTTACCAATTTACTTACGCAGGTATTATTTTTATTAACTTCCTTACTTTTTCTATTCAGCAGTATTCAGGTTATTATTATACGCGGATATGCCAAAAAAAATCCGCTGATATGGTGTTACGTGTTTGGCTGGATTCCGGTAGCCCTGGCTTCTATTTACCTGGTTTTTTGTTTAATGGCCATCATCCCCTTTCAATCTTATAGTTTCAACCTGCTCACCATGGCTGTGATTGTTGAAGGAATATTGATCAGTTTAGGGCTTTTTGGACAGCGGTTGAGGTTGTTGGCACGTCACAACGCACATTTCCGTAAACAACGTATCCTGATGCACGAACAGATGGAAGGCTATCGCAAACAGCTCAATCAGAAAAACCAAAAACCTGTTGAGCATTTATCGTTAAAAGAGCTCACCGAGCTTGCAAAATCACATGATCCTTCTTTTATGAAAAAGTTTGAAGAAACAGAGAACCAGTTTATAACCTCATTGCTCCAAATCGCACCACAGCTCCTGCCTGCAGAGTTAGAGCTTTGTGCTTATATCAGGTTAAATTTTGATACCAAAGAAATAGCCAGGACCTGCAAACTGAGTGTACGTGCAGTGGAAAGCCGTAAATACAGGGTGCGGAAAAAGTTAGGGATTGACGGAGAAATGAATATGCAGTCGTGGATGTCAAACCTAAACAAATTGTCCTAA
- a CDS encoding response regulator transcription factor — MRSLNTPKILIIEDHHATLEAIKMIFEFEGYTVLGLTSTIDLHSEVANFAPDVILIDVLLNTTDGRSICTELKLSVHAAIPILLMSSRNGFQHKSYYKAHWDDYIEKPFEMETIIQRVKMLMRPEKH; from the coding sequence ATGCGCTCACTAAACACACCTAAAATATTAATTATCGAAGATCATCATGCAACGCTTGAAGCGATAAAGATGATCTTCGAATTTGAAGGCTATACCGTACTTGGGCTTACCAGCACAATAGATTTACATTCGGAAGTAGCAAATTTTGCACCCGACGTAATTTTAATTGATGTATTATTGAACACTACCGATGGACGATCGATATGCACCGAATTAAAACTATCGGTGCATGCAGCCATTCCTATATTATTAATGTCATCCAGAAATGGCTTTCAGCATAAATCTTACTATAAAGCCCATTGGGATGATTATATAGAAAAACCATTTGAAATGGAAACCATTATCCAAAGGGTAAAAATGCTCATGAGACCAGAAAAACACTAG
- the cysM gene encoding cysteine synthase CysM yields the protein MAGIIDLIGNTPMAELQKMNINPAVKVFAKLEGNNPGGSVKDRASLNMIRSAIERGEIAKGTKLVEATSGNTGIALAMIASLYNVEIELVMPANSTRERKVTMEAFGAKVTLLESIEDCRDYAEEKGSSKGYFLLNQFANPDNYMAHYKTTGPEIWKDTEGQITHFVSSMGTTGTIMGCSRFFKEKNKDIQIVGCQPTEGSSIPGIRRWPTEYLPKIFEPERVDRVMDIAQEEATIMSRRMAKEEGLFAGMSSGGACAAALKLASELDKGTIVFITCDRGDRYLSSDLFG from the coding sequence ATGGCAGGAATAATCGATCTGATCGGAAATACGCCAATGGCCGAACTTCAAAAAATGAATATCAATCCGGCTGTAAAGGTTTTTGCAAAATTAGAAGGCAATAATCCGGGCGGTAGCGTAAAAGACAGGGCATCGCTCAATATGATCAGAAGTGCAATAGAACGTGGCGAAATAGCAAAAGGTACTAAATTGGTGGAGGCTACAAGCGGCAATACCGGAATTGCATTGGCCATGATTGCCAGTTTATACAATGTAGAAATCGAACTGGTAATGCCAGCCAATTCTACCCGCGAGCGTAAGGTGACTATGGAAGCTTTTGGAGCTAAGGTAACTTTATTGGAAAGTATAGAAGATTGCCGCGATTATGCAGAAGAAAAGGGCAGTAGCAAGGGATATTTCCTCTTAAACCAGTTTGCCAATCCTGATAATTACATGGCACATTATAAAACCACTGGTCCCGAAATATGGAAAGATACTGAAGGACAGATTACACATTTTGTAAGCTCGATGGGAACAACAGGTACCATCATGGGCTGCTCGAGGTTTTTTAAAGAAAAAAATAAAGATATCCAGATTGTAGGCTGTCAACCTACTGAAGGTTCCTCTATACCGGGCATTAGAAGGTGGCCAACAGAATATCTGCCAAAAATATTCGAACCCGAACGTGTTGATCGTGTGATGGACATTGCGCAGGAAGAAGCCACTATCATGTCGAGGAGGATGGCTAAAGAAGAAGGTTTGTTTGCGGGCATGAGTTCGGGCGGAGCCTGTGCAGCAGCACTTAAACTGGCTTCAGAACTGGATAAGGGAACTATCGTATTTATTACCTGCGATCGTGGCGACCGTTACCTCAGCAGTGATCTATTTGGCTAA
- the epsC gene encoding serine O-acetyltransferase EpsC: MDNHFFEQIFKNPLEQHNIPPNEVISRWAEKLIQVLFPENAPKVFSTIEEVKDQVSALELELYDIISASCKLRNSECKNAAGQFFAELPALYRVLNTDILAIYEGDPAAQSRFEVIRTYPGFYAICFYRIAHLLYNFGIPLVPRILTEYAHSKTGIDIHPAASIGEYFHIDHGTGIVIGETSTIGRYVKLYQGVTLGALSVKKTLAGSKRHPTVEDRVVIYSGATILGGETIIGHDSIIGGNVWLTESIPAFSTAYHSPIITIRNHKETN; the protein is encoded by the coding sequence ATGGATAACCATTTTTTTGAACAAATATTTAAAAACCCACTTGAGCAACACAATATACCACCGAATGAAGTAATATCCCGTTGGGCAGAGAAACTGATCCAGGTACTTTTTCCGGAAAATGCACCCAAAGTATTTTCAACGATTGAGGAAGTTAAAGATCAGGTATCAGCTTTAGAGCTCGAACTTTATGATATTATTTCGGCAAGTTGTAAATTAAGAAACAGCGAGTGTAAAAATGCAGCAGGTCAGTTTTTTGCCGAACTGCCAGCGCTTTACCGTGTATTAAATACCGATATCTTGGCCATTTATGAAGGCGATCCGGCGGCACAGAGCAGGTTCGAAGTGATCAGGACTTATCCTGGTTTTTATGCCATCTGTTTTTACCGGATTGCGCATTTACTATATAATTTTGGGATACCCTTGGTGCCCAGGATTTTGACTGAATATGCCCACTCTAAAACGGGTATCGATATCCATCCGGCAGCGAGCATTGGCGAATATTTTCACATCGATCACGGTACCGGAATTGTAATCGGCGAAACCAGTACAATTGGCCGTTATGTTAAACTTTATCAAGGTGTTACCCTTGGTGCGCTGAGTGTAAAGAAAACATTGGCTGGCAGCAAACGCCACCCAACAGTAGAAGACCGGGTTGTGATTTACTCAGGTGCCACCATATTGGGCGGCGAAACCATCATCGGGCATGATAGCATTATTGGGGGGAATGTGTGGCTCACCGAAAGTATTCCAGCTTTCTCCACCGCATACCACTCTCCAATCATTACCATAAGAAACCATAAAGAAACCAATTAA